The genomic window CAGCTTGACACCAAGAACATCTCCTTCGAGAGGTGAGTGGGCACAGCCTTTGGACCCTTGAGCCAGCCTGCTGAGGGGGCCCTCACCTGGATGACTCTGCTTCCCCAGGAACAAGACTGGCATCCTGGGCTGGCGCAGCGAGAAGACAGAGATGGTGAATGGGTATGAAGCCAAGGTGAGGCCGCCGCTCCCTGATCCCAGAGCCCCCCTAACGCTGGCCTACAGCGAACTGGGTGGGTTGTCCTGATTACCCTTTCTCAGCTTTGGAGGTGCAGAGGCAATGCTGTGTGGAGGAAAGGGCACTAGACTAAGAGGCCAGAGTTTACTGAGGACTTACTACATTCACATTCAAGGCACTGTCCCCAtgtttatttgtatgtatgtatgaatacaTGTGCGTGCACATGGGCGAgcatacacacccacacatatacGCATACACTCTTGTTTAATCTCAACAGCCCTTTTGGGaaggtgctattattattcctgttttacagatgtttACTGAACCTTTCCCACAGTGTCCCAGTCCCTCTTGGCCACAACTGTGGAGTAGGGTATTGGCCCACTGTCTGACGAGGAAACAGGCTTGAGTGGTTATAGGATCTATAAAGGGTCGCACAGCTCTGTGGCAGAGCTGAGGTTCAGACCTTGGCTGTCTGACCCCCAAAGCCAGGCCTTTACTCCTGAGGAGACTGTGTTGGTCCCTCTGGGGCCCCTGTCAACCCCGTGGGGTCATGGTTTCCTCCTGGAAGGCTTCCCTGGCCTGCTAGGCTGGgctaaggcctctgcttttggttcccACAACCCTGTGCTTCCCCCTCGAGAGGGGGTCTCACACTACGTTATAACTGtcccttttcttgtcttttcaacTAGTGTATGAACCCCAAAAGGGTGGGGATTATCTGCAGTTGTGTTCATTGACCACTGTACCCTTGATGCATGtctcagagcctggcacataaaGGCTCCTcacaaaatgtttgttgaatgaataagagAATGGATGAACGACTTCATATATTTACTTGTCCAAAGGCTGGGAGATTGGAGCAAACAGCTGGCCCCCAGTGGGCCCTCCCTCCCTTGCAGGAAGTGTTCAGAATGCCTTAGGGACAGGGGCTAGGGTACCGGAATTGTCTTTGAgccctttcctcctctgtccctaGGTGTATGGGGCATCCAACGTGGAGCTCATCACCCGGACGCGGACGGAGCATCTTTCAGAACAGCACAAGGGCAAGGTCAAAGGTAATGAAGCAGAGGTAGAGGGGGGAGGTGTGAGAGAGCCACGCGCCACTCGAGACCCTCCATCAGTATTCCCTGTGACATCCCAGCCAAGGCGAGGATCCCTTATTCACACAAACACGGTTCAGTTTCAAGTGCCAAGTGCTAATAATTGAGTGACTGCCTAGAGTGCAGCTAGAAGATTCTGGGCAGCATCTGAGCTCACTGGGAGAGAACGTGACAACTGGTAACTGCCGTTTCTGCATTGAGTTTGGGGTGGAAGTGTCACGTGTGCTCTTCATGGGTCATCCCCACGTAATGGCCTGCCACTGCTCCTCTGTGCCTTGATACCACACGTGACTCTTGGGCATCAGCGAGTCTACCTAGAGTAGAAGGACGGTTCCTACCTCACAGGGGAACCGGATGAGGTCATTAAGACGGAAGTGCCTgagggaaaacacacacagacacccgcATATCCCAGCACTGCTCACCAGAGGCAGGTGTTTCTTGTCCAATGTCACCAACCTGAACCCTTTTGGAAGCTTCTCCTGAGGCCCAGGCCTATTTTTATTCCCGCTGTGCCGTAGTGGTCCTGGTCCCTGTCCCCTGGAGTCCTCAGTCACCTTCAGATGCAGGTGCCAAGCGTTTGGTGTGGCTGAGTagtcctccccacccaccaggaACCAGCCTACTCCTCAGGTCTCAGGGGCTGGCATTGTGGAGGGTCGCAGTGTCCTCTGAGATTCCACATTTCTTGTAGGCTGTAAGACACCTCTGCAGTCCTTCCTGGGAATTGCTGAGCAGCATGGGGGCCCCCAAAATGGGGTGAGTGCATGTCAGGGGCCCTTGTGTGGAAGGGTGTGGCTGTGGCTCAGGAGACAGCCTGGGAGGCGTCCTGCAAAGCATGGCCTGTGAGGGTCCATGTTTCACCCTGCCTAGGGTCATGTGAGCTGCATGGTGGGCCGGTTTGGGGGAGGGGTAAGGCTCTGAGGCTCAGGATCCCAAATGGTTGGCCTGGCATCAGAGACTGAGAAAGGCTCATGGGCTCCTCCTCATGTGGTACAGACCCTGATCACTCAGACTCTGAGCCAAGCCAATCCCACTGCCATCACTGCAGAAGAGTACTTCAACCCCAACTTTGAGCTTGGCAACCGGGACATGGGCCGCCCCATGGAACTCACCACCAAGACCCAGAAGTGAGGCCCCCTGATGatgctggggaggggtgggccgggcagggctgggtggggtcTCCAGAAGGTACTGGCTTCTACTATGCCCCTCACCCCTTGGGATCTGGGGGGGCAGGTTCAAGGCCAAGCTGTGGCTGTGTGAGGAGCATCCCCTGTCCCTGTGTGAGCAGGTGGCCCCCATCATTGACCTCATGGCTGTCAGCAATGCGCTTTTCGCCAAGCTCCGGGATTTCATTACCCTCCGCCTGCCGCCTGGTTTCCCAGTCAAGATTGGTGAGACCCCACCCCCCATTTCCTCTAAGcagctagtgtgtgtgtgtgtgtggggggggtctgTGTGTGCGGTGGGTAGGGCTTAGATAAGATAAAGTTTGAGGGTGCCTAAGGTGTGAGAAGCCAGGTAGTGGCACCCGACTGTTTCTCTATCCTCAGAAATCCCAATCTTCCACATCCTCAACGCTCGCATCACCTTTGGGAACCTCAATGGCTGTGATGAGCCCGTGCCATCCGTGCGAGGCAGCCCCAGCAGTGAGACCCCTTCCCCAGGCAGCGACTCGTCCAGCGTCAGCAGCTCCAGTTCCACCAGTGAGACCCTCCCCATCTGCGTATCTGCCCTCACGTGCCTCCCCACCGAGCTCTGGCCGGCTCCCTTTCCAGGCCGTAGGCCAGAGGGGGTGCTCTGGCAGCGCTCTGACCCCCGGCCTGGTGCCCTCAGCCTCGTGCCGTGGCTGCGAGATCTCCCCCGCGTTGTTCGAGGCCCCACGTGGCTACAGTGTGCTGGGCGGCCAGCGGGAGGCGGCGACCCGCGACGACGACGATGACCTGCTGCAGTTCGCCATCCAGCAGAGCCTGTTAGAGGCGGGCAGCGAGTATGACCAGGTGCGTCCCTGCTGCGCTGCGCCgccccgcgccgcgccgcgccgccccACCAGACTGCGGACCCCAGTGCCAACCTAGCCAACGGGTCCCCATCACTCCCTCCAGGTCACTATCTGGGAGGCGCTAACTAACAGCAAGCCGGGCACTCACCCCATGTCCTACGAGGCTCGCCGACAGGACAGGTCAGTGTCCTCTAGTCCTGACCTAGCATTCCTCCCCCGAAATAACACACGCACGGAGTCCCTCAGGACCCTGTTGCAGTGGGCGAGGACACCAATAGCTGGGCAGCCCCTCGAGGCCCCAAGAAACCGGGGTTCCCTCTGTAAGACCCCTACTGGTTTGCAGAAGGCGTCTACCCCCACCCTTTCCTCACTGTGAGCAGCACTCCCAAAGCGGCCTCAAGGCCTTCAGCCCCCTACCTGGCAGGATGTTAGAGCTGGCATTCTAGAAGCTGCCCACATGAGCTGGTCCGCTGTCCACCGGGAGGATGGACTTGGAGGGGATGAGCTCTGTCACAGCCGGGCGGGATTCAGGGAGGTGATGCAGGACTCATCGCCGCCACAGGATGGGGACGTGGCCTCCTCTGTCCTGGGACCGCCACGCTGTCTCCCGGCCCCGCTTATGGGCAGGTACGCCCCGGGACCCTCGACGTATCTTACCCGCCCCCAGGAGCGCCCCGCCGACGCCGCAGCGCCAGCCCGGGCCCCCAGCCTCggtgcccagccccaggcccagcccgcGCCCCGGCCCGGGCGGCCACGTGTTCCGGAGCTACGACGAGCAGCTGCGGCTGGCCATGGAGTTGTCTGcgcaggagcaggaggagcggcggcggcgcgcgcgccaggaggaggaggagctggagcgTATCCTACGGCTCTCGCTGACCGAGCAGTAGCGCCCTCTGCAGGGCCCATCGGCGCTGCCCCGCGTAACCCGCCGCGGAGCCGGACTCGCCTGGGTCTGCGTGCCCGCCCGGCTGCGGCCGTAGACTGGAGCCGAGGCCTGCGGGCCGGAGAGGCGCCCCTGGCACAGGACCGGGAGGGCCTCGGCGCGTCCGCGGGATGCCTGTCGCGGCCAGGGCCCGGGAGGCAGCTCGCACGCCCCGGTCCCCCTGCTTTGCTGTATCCTGATGCCCACCACTCTATCTTGGGCTCAGACTTGTCCGAGGGGGCCAGGCCGTCCTGAAGGGGAGCCGGGTCCTCAGAGGAGCAGTGTCCCCCAACCCTCGCTCCTTCTGGCCGGTCCTCCTTTTCTGCTCACAGAACCCATTGTAGGACACTGTCCATGAAGCCTTTGCATCTCCGCTCTTCACCCCAGGGGGGCAGCTGAGCTCCCCACGTGCTGTGTTGCTGCTTTGTCCCAGACACAAAACAGCACGTCAAGGGCCCAGCTCCTCCTTCACCCCGGCATTTCAGCGTCAAGTGCACTTAGCGGGGTGCCCGgcttccccagcccccccccccttcctgcgTCTCAGGGTGGTCCCAGTTTCTCCTTGGGTGGCCAGAGGTTGGCGTCCCCATCCCCAAGGCACACTTTTGTGATCAGGGAGGGTGCCCAAGGTGGGCCCCCGGGCCTGGGCAAGGCCTGGTTCCTTCATGATGTCTTGGCAAATGGGGGACAATATTTGCTCTGGGGGCGAGCACTAGACCCTGTCCCCTGGCCCTGCTTATGGGCAGGTGCACCCTGAAGCCCTCTCACCGGCTCAGGGCCCTggcaccaccacccaccccttcccaccAGCTGCTGCTAGCCCTCTGTGGTCGTGTGTCCCACCTGCCCCCAGCCAGGGGCTGACTCTCAAACCCTTCATCCAATGGTGCTAACCCCCggctctcccctgccccaccccacccacccagagAAGCACAGACCCCGCTAGGGGCAGGGGCCCACTGCACACCCTTGTCCGCCTTCTCTCAGGCTGGCCTTCCTGGCTCAGCCAGTGAGGCTCAGGAGGGACACAAAAGGgatagaagaaaagaacaaagagaaactgTTCCTCTCACCTCCTTCCCTGATGTCAGGGGCACCAGACTGACTCTGAGGCACAAATAAAAGAGGCTTCAAACCCGAGGCTTTTCCTAGCTGGCTTTACTGCGGGAAGAACACCCACCtatgggttgggggaggggttccTTCTGAACCTCAGGGTGGGGAAGGCTCTGAGGTAAAAGAATGCCTGGTGGGTCCTGAGCCTTTGTCAGCACCCCCACAAGCCTGGGGATATAGCATTTGCAGAGGCCGTGGGTCTTGGCCCCCTCACCCCCACGCAGGCAGGAGGCACAGACCGAGCActtagtaaaatatttcattcagtAAATCTTGTTTTCCTCCTAGAGCCGAGGCATCAGAGGGCTGGGGGCAGTTGTGGGGGGTACAGGAAGAGGGGTGTGAACCTGCTTCCATGCCAGTTTTCTGGTTCTCTGGCGGGGGTGCAATGCGGAAGCCGCCCTCTCCCCTGCGggtgaaaagaaggaagacagcCCTCTGCCACAGACTGCTGGGTGTAACTGGTGGGTTCGGCCCTGCGGCCAATGGGTTGTGTAGGTCTGTAGATCTGGGGTGGCGCCCATCCGTTTTACCACTTCGGATAGTGGCATCAAGTGAGCCGATTAGAGCGTTATAACTTTCCCCATTTGGTCTGGCGAGACCCGTTGCACGCCTACCCCTTTGAGGTCAAGCCCAAGATCCCCGATATCCTCAAGAATAGCGCTAATACTAAGCACTTCCCCTGCCCTAGGCGGGAGACAGAAGGGACACCGCCTCGCCGTGCAGCACCGTTGCTGAGGTCCCCGTCACCCCGGGCCTCCCAAGGCCAGCTCCTGCTGAGTCCCGGACGAGGCACGTAGCCAGGCGGGTGCCAGGCAGACGGGAGTCTCGGCGACGCTCCGTTTGTCCCGGACTCCCGCGAGGGGATGGAGTTCCCTTCCCAGTCCAGCCCCCGGACCCCGCCCAGAGGGGCGGGGTCCGGGGGTTCCGGACAGAAAGCCGGGGCGGGGCCGAGTCCTGCTCCCCGCCCGGCTTTGCTCCCCAGGCTCGGAGCTGCCCCCAGCGCGCCGCGCTAGTCCGTGCCGTCCACCAGCTCGCACAGCATGTTCTCCAGAGCCGTGATGCGCTGCTCCTGGGCCTGCACCTGCTCGCGAAGGGCCTTGATCTCATCCAGCAGCGTCTCCAGAGTGTGCTGCTGCCGGCGCGCGGAGGACAGAAGAGGCTGTGTCAGGAAGGGGTCGGGACGGGGGATGTGTAGACCGGGCCGGGGCCGGAG from Mustela nigripes isolate SB6536 chromosome 16, MUSNIG.SB6536, whole genome shotgun sequence includes these protein-coding regions:
- the ANKRD13B gene encoding ankyrin repeat domain-containing protein 13B isoform X2; protein product: MIPANASARKGPEGKYPLHYLVWHNRHRELEKEVRAGQVDIEQLDPRGRTPLHLATTLGHLECARVLLAHGADVGRENRSGWTVLQEAVSTRDLELVQLVLRYRDYQRVVKRLAGIPVLLEKLRKAQDFYVEMKWEFTSWVPLVSKICPSDTYKVWKSGQNLRVDTTLLGFDHMTWQRGNRSFVFRGQDTSAVVMEIDHDRRVVYTETLALAGQDRELLLAAAQPTEEQVLSRLTAPVVTTQLDTKNISFERNKTGILGWRSEKTEMVNGYEAKVYGASNVELITRTRTEHLSEQHKGKVKGCKTPLQSFLGIAEQHGGPQNGTLITQTLSQANPTAITAEEYFNPNFELGNRDMGRPMELTTKTQKFKAKLWLCEEHPLSLCEQVAPIIDLMAVSNALFAKLRDFITLRLPPGFPVKIEIPIFHILNARITFGNLNGCDEPVPSVRGSPSSETPSPGSDSSSVSSSSSTTSCRGCEISPALFEAPRGYSVLGGQREAATRDDDDDLLQFAIQQSLLEAGSEYDQVTIWEALTNSKPGTHPMSYEARRQDRSAPPTPQRQPGPPASVPSPRPSPRPGPGGHVFRSYDEQLRLAMELSAQEQEERRRRARQEEEELERILRLSLTEQ
- the ANKRD13B gene encoding ankyrin repeat domain-containing protein 13B isoform X1, which produces MIPANASARKGPEGKYPLHYLVWHNRHRELEKEVRAGQVDIEQLDPRGRTPLHLATTLGHLECARVLLAHGADVGRENRSGWTVLQEAVSTRDLELVQLVLRYRDYQRVVKRLAGIPVLLEKLRKAQDFYVEMKWEFTSWVPLVSKICPSDTYKVWKSGQNLRVDTTLLGFDHMTWQRGNRSFVFRGQDTSAVVMEIDHDRRVVYTETLALAGQDRELLLAAAQPTEEQVLSRLTAPVVTTQLDTKNISFERNKTGILGWRSEKTEMVNGYEAKVYGASNVELITRTRTEHLSEQHKGKVKGCKTPLQSFLGIAEQHGGPQNGTLITQTLSQANPTAITAEEYFNPNFELGNRDMGRPMELTTKTQKFKAKLWLCEEHPLSLCEQVAPIIDLMAVSNALFAKLRDFITLRLPPGFPVKIEIPIFHILNARITFGNLNGCDEPVPSVRGSPSSETPSPGSDSSSVSSSSSTTSCRGCEISPALFEAPRGYSVLGGQREAATRDDDDDLLQFAIQQSLLEAGSEYDQVTIWEALTNSKPGTHPMSYEARRQDRYAPGPSTYLTRPQERPADAAAPARAPSLGAQPQAQPAPRPGRPRVPELRRAAAAGHGVVCAGAGGAAAARAPGGGGAGAYPTALADRAVAPSAGPIGAAPRNPPRSRTRLGLRARPAAAVDWSRGLRAGEAPLAQDREGLGASAGCLSRPGPGRQLARPGPPALLYPDAHHSILGSDLSEGARPS